A region from the Lentisphaera araneosa HTCC2155 genome encodes:
- a CDS encoding aldo/keto reductase — protein MSYSRRQFISRSAQLSSALMLAGSTQAYEDSSSENDQFGKVLPRRKLGKTSLNPTVYTVGGWHVGRQTELGAQGIIENAIKQGVRFFDTANIYQGGKSERHYGKFLTPKYGKQVEIMSKSMAKNSAQLQKHLDQSFESLKVDVIDLFMIHSIGSPSDVDNRLKNGVLDLLIEYKKKGKIKHIGFTGHRDFEAHVHLLNKNLPEIEACLMPINLADPSYKSFINSTMKTMTERKMGILAMKSLCNGGFFGNGKSGRRYKDVPSVIPNKVSIAQAHHFALSLPISTLVSGVDEPQQIHDNLKNIWNFKPLSSKEQAELIERCRPAAETGKMENFKA, from the coding sequence ATGTCTTATTCTCGACGCCAGTTCATTAGCCGTTCCGCGCAACTTTCTTCAGCACTGATGTTGGCAGGAAGTACTCAAGCCTACGAGGACTCAAGTTCAGAAAATGATCAATTTGGTAAAGTGCTTCCTCGTAGAAAGCTTGGCAAAACATCTTTAAATCCAACAGTCTACACGGTCGGCGGTTGGCATGTGGGCCGACAGACTGAACTCGGCGCACAAGGCATCATTGAAAATGCTATCAAGCAAGGTGTGCGCTTTTTTGATACCGCAAATATTTATCAAGGCGGTAAAAGTGAGCGACATTATGGGAAGTTTCTCACTCCGAAATACGGCAAGCAGGTAGAAATCATGAGTAAGAGCATGGCTAAAAATAGTGCTCAACTACAAAAACACTTAGATCAATCATTCGAAAGTCTAAAAGTCGATGTCATCGACCTCTTTATGATCCATAGTATTGGCAGTCCATCAGATGTGGATAACCGTCTCAAAAATGGTGTTCTTGATCTTTTAATAGAATATAAAAAGAAAGGTAAGATCAAACACATAGGTTTCACTGGGCATAGAGATTTTGAAGCTCACGTTCACCTTCTCAATAAAAATCTACCCGAAATTGAGGCCTGCCTCATGCCCATCAACCTGGCTGATCCATCCTACAAGAGTTTTATCAACAGCACTATGAAAACCATGACAGAGAGAAAAATGGGAATTCTTGCTATGAAGTCACTCTGTAATGGTGGCTTTTTCGGTAATGGTAAATCAGGTCGCCGCTATAAGGACGTCCCAAGTGTCATCCCCAATAAAGTCAGCATTGCTCAGGCTCACCACTTTGCCCTATCTCTACCCATTTCAACCCTGGTGAGTGGCGTCGATGAACCTCAGCAAATCCACGATAACCTGAAAAACATCTGGAACTTCAAGCCGCTCTCCAGCAAAGAACAGGCCGAACTCATCGAGCGCTGCCGCCCTGCTGCCGAAACGGGAAAAATGGAAAACTTTAAGGCTTAA
- a CDS encoding sugar phosphate isomerase/epimerase family protein: MTEINRRNFFKGASAITAGSFLSVSCESKKEVSAQAQEEGLLFDLSLAQWSLHRKLKAKELNNLQFPEFTKKTFDINAVEYVNKFFQSTDKNYLRGLKQRCDDNGVKSLLIMCDGLGQLGDANEQKRKLAVEKHYAWVEAAKYLGCHSIRVNARSQGSYLEQMELATDGLSSLSQFASDYNINVIVENHGGLSSNGQWLSGVMRKVNMPNCGTLPDFGNFKEYDRYKGVRELMPYAKGVSAKSHDFDNEGNEINTDYHRIMNLVIKSGYRGHVGIEYEGKKLGEIEGIKMTRDLLIKLRTDFSKTYSV, translated from the coding sequence ATGACAGAAATTAATCGTAGAAATTTTTTTAAAGGCGCAAGTGCAATTACTGCAGGATCATTCCTTTCAGTTTCATGTGAGAGCAAAAAAGAAGTTTCAGCTCAAGCTCAAGAAGAAGGTCTATTGTTTGATCTGTCTTTAGCTCAATGGTCGCTTCATAGAAAGTTGAAAGCAAAAGAATTAAATAATCTTCAATTTCCTGAGTTTACCAAAAAAACTTTTGATATTAATGCAGTCGAATACGTCAATAAATTCTTTCAAAGTACGGATAAGAATTATTTACGAGGCCTTAAGCAGCGTTGCGATGACAATGGAGTCAAGAGTTTACTGATTATGTGCGATGGTCTTGGTCAGCTCGGTGATGCTAATGAACAAAAGAGAAAACTTGCCGTAGAGAAACACTATGCTTGGGTGGAAGCAGCTAAGTATTTGGGCTGTCATTCTATTCGTGTCAATGCACGTTCTCAAGGTTCATATCTTGAACAGATGGAACTAGCGACTGATGGTTTAAGTTCTCTATCTCAATTTGCCTCAGATTATAATATTAATGTAATAGTTGAAAATCATGGAGGCTTATCTTCTAACGGTCAATGGCTTTCTGGTGTTATGCGAAAAGTGAATATGCCCAATTGTGGTACACTTCCAGATTTTGGTAATTTCAAAGAATATGATCGTTATAAAGGTGTGAGAGAGCTTATGCCTTATGCTAAAGGTGTAAGTGCAAAAAGTCATGATTTTGATAATGAAGGCAATGAAATCAATACTGATTATCATAGAATTATGAATTTAGTAATAAAATCAGGCTATCGCGGTCATGTGGGTATTGAGTATGAGGGTAAGAAATTAGGTGAAATTGAAGGTATCAAGATGACGCGTGATTTGCTTATTAAATTACGCACTGATTTTAGCAAAACATATTCAGTTTAG